The Coffea arabica cultivar ET-39 chromosome 8e, Coffea Arabica ET-39 HiFi, whole genome shotgun sequence genome window below encodes:
- the LOC140013046 gene encoding 14 kDa proline-rich protein DC2.15-like: protein MDSKRSKSTVIFLSINIFFFVLVSACNTPSPPMPKPIPNPTPTPTKGSCPRDALKLGVCAKLLSIGTVIGNPPDTPCCSILGGLLDLEAAICLCTALRANILGINLNIPISLSLLVNTCGKKLPSDFICA from the coding sequence ATGGATTCGAAAAGATCCAAATCAACTGTCATTTTCCTATCTATTAACATTTTCTTCTTTGTCCTCGTAAGTGCATGCAACACACCATCTCCACCAATGCCAAAGCCAATTCCAAACCCAACCCCTACCCCAACTAAGGGAAGTTGCCCAAGGGATGCCCTGAAGTTAGGGGTATGTGCCAAGTTGCTGAGCATTGGAACTGTTATTGGAAACCCTCCAGATACTCCATGCTGCTCCATACTTGGCGGCCTTCTTGACCTTGAAGCTGCAATTTGCCTTTGCACGGCTCTGAGAGCCAACATTCTTGGAATCAACCTTAACATCCCTATTTCACTCAGCTTGCTCGTCAACACTTGCGGGAAAAAACTCCCCTCAGACTTCATCTGTGCTTAG